The following proteins come from a genomic window of Candidatus Thiodiazotropha sp. CDECU1:
- a CDS encoding Crp/Fnr family transcriptional regulator yields the protein MCQVLDYAAPDSGVPSGILLRRQPVSKGERLFGVDQPFDAVYAVKSGSFKTMLPDLNRRERVIGFYLPGDLIGAEGMANRYYSYSVRALEASSVCVLDIGRLEQSGRSPEAVQRALIEMLGQEVALNHSVTASLIRQNADQRLAAFILSLAIRSSLRGLGSNRLYLAMSRSDMASYLGLARETVSRVLTRFQKDGLIRLRKQSLMLLSREKLEQVATSR from the coding sequence ATGTGCCAGGTTCTGGATTATGCAGCGCCGGACAGTGGAGTGCCGTCAGGGATCTTGCTGCGCCGCCAACCGGTCAGCAAGGGGGAGAGGCTGTTTGGCGTCGATCAGCCGTTTGATGCCGTCTACGCCGTCAAATCGGGATCCTTCAAGACCATGCTCCCCGATCTGAACCGGCGGGAGCGAGTTATCGGCTTCTACCTGCCAGGGGATTTGATTGGCGCCGAAGGCATGGCCAATCGTTACTACTCCTACTCAGTCCGGGCCCTTGAGGCCAGTAGCGTTTGCGTACTGGATATTGGCCGATTGGAGCAGAGTGGACGTTCCCCCGAGGCGGTTCAGCGCGCACTTATTGAAATGCTGGGACAGGAGGTTGCATTGAATCACTCCGTGACCGCATCGCTGATACGGCAGAATGCGGATCAGCGCCTGGCCGCCTTCATCCTTTCCCTCGCCATACGCTCCTCGCTACGAGGATTGGGTAGCAATCGACTCTATCTGGCCATGTCAAGAAGTGACATGGCGAGCTATCTTGGTCTTGCGCGAGAGACAGTCAGCCGGGTGCTGACAAGGTTCCAAAAAGACGGATTAATTCGACTCCGCAAGCAAAGTCTGATGCTGCTGAGTCGGGAAAAATTAGAGCAAGTCGCCACCTCCCGTTGA
- the rpoS gene encoding RNA polymerase sigma factor RpoS — protein MSKSPVEPDDSDESPIIDDLAADEVILSDDSADSEEVVEEKTEDISDVLKLKSPEPGDAQMDATRLYLNEIGISKLLTAEEEVYFARLAQKGDQSARQRMIESNLRLVVKIARRYMNRGLALLDLIEEGNLGLIRAVEKFDPERGFRFSTYATWWIRQTIERAIMNQTRTIRLPIHVVKEINVYLRAARKLAQTLDHEPSSEEIADLLDRPIDEVKRMLGLNERVTSVDTPFGKDADKPLLDTIADEKSMDPTVDIQNDGLNANLDRWLSKLNDKQREVVERRFGLHGYENSTLEQVANELGVTRERVRQIQMDALRRLRDILERDGFSVESIFK, from the coding sequence ATGAGTAAAAGTCCGGTAGAGCCTGATGATTCGGATGAAAGTCCGATCATTGACGATCTTGCGGCAGATGAAGTCATCCTGTCGGATGATTCCGCTGACAGCGAAGAGGTCGTAGAGGAAAAAACAGAAGATATCAGCGATGTCCTTAAGCTCAAATCACCTGAGCCGGGTGATGCACAGATGGATGCCACCCGGCTCTATCTGAATGAGATAGGGATATCCAAATTGCTGACCGCCGAAGAGGAGGTCTACTTCGCCAGGCTCGCGCAAAAAGGCGATCAGTCAGCCAGACAACGCATGATCGAAAGCAATCTCCGCCTGGTGGTGAAGATTGCGCGTCGCTACATGAATCGTGGTCTCGCACTGTTGGATCTCATCGAGGAGGGAAACCTAGGATTGATTCGAGCAGTGGAGAAGTTCGATCCTGAACGGGGATTTCGCTTTTCAACCTATGCCACATGGTGGATCCGCCAGACCATTGAGCGGGCAATCATGAATCAGACCCGCACAATCCGTCTTCCCATTCATGTGGTCAAAGAGATCAATGTCTATCTGCGCGCCGCCAGAAAGCTGGCTCAAACCCTGGATCATGAACCAAGTTCAGAGGAGATCGCCGATCTGCTCGACAGGCCGATAGATGAAGTCAAGCGCATGCTGGGACTGAATGAACGTGTCACATCGGTGGATACGCCCTTTGGCAAGGATGCTGACAAACCCCTGCTCGACACCATTGCCGATGAGAAGAGCATGGATCCAACGGTGGATATTCAGAATGATGGACTCAACGCCAATCTCGACCGATGGCTGAGTAAGCTGAATGACAAGCAGCGCGAGGTGGTGGAACGCCGCTTTGGTCTGCATGGCTATGAGAATTCCACCCTGGAGCAGGTGGCCAATGAACTGGGTGTCACCCGTGAGCGTGTCAGGCAGATTCAGATGGATGCCCTCAGACGTCTGCGTGATATCCTGGAGAGAGACGGTTTTTCGGTAGAGTCGATATTTAAGTGA
- a CDS encoding peptidoglycan DD-metalloendopeptidase family protein, which yields MLLLSLLIGITACTSRGSAPVYNRTPSPSQGVESGQQQHQSPSARHKTSRTYYLVQAGDTLYSIAWRHYLSFRSLATWNGIKGPNYSIYPGQRLRLKPPETRSRRVNRPAQADRLPAKKKSSPVIKPLPDKRSGVATAKAQATPLKQEGSVRRTKSQQVKKPIKLSWRWPTKGRVVQTFSKSDQNRKGIRIQGDTGQPIKAAEAGRVVYAGGGLVGYGNLVIIKHGQEFLSAYGYNRKLLVKEGDKIAKGDIVAQMGSPNRGGQPMLHFEVRKQGKPINPLPLLPRR from the coding sequence ATGCTGCTGCTGAGTCTGCTGATTGGCATAACCGCCTGTACGTCTAGAGGCAGTGCCCCTGTCTACAACCGCACACCCTCACCCTCGCAGGGAGTGGAATCAGGTCAACAACAGCATCAGTCGCCGTCGGCTCGGCATAAAACCTCTCGCACCTACTACCTGGTGCAAGCCGGGGACACCCTCTACTCTATTGCCTGGCGGCACTATCTCTCCTTTCGCTCATTAGCTACCTGGAATGGGATAAAAGGGCCGAACTACTCCATCTACCCTGGTCAGCGTTTGCGCCTGAAGCCACCCGAGACAAGGTCAAGGCGGGTTAATCGTCCGGCACAGGCTGATCGGCTCCCAGCGAAGAAAAAGAGCTCTCCTGTTATCAAGCCGTTGCCGGATAAGCGATCCGGGGTGGCGACTGCCAAGGCCCAAGCGACCCCGTTGAAGCAGGAGGGGTCTGTCAGGCGGACAAAGTCTCAACAGGTGAAGAAACCTATTAAGTTAAGCTGGAGATGGCCGACCAAAGGTAGAGTGGTACAGACCTTTTCGAAATCGGATCAGAACCGAAAAGGAATCAGAATCCAGGGTGATACCGGACAACCTATAAAGGCAGCCGAAGCCGGTAGGGTGGTGTATGCTGGCGGGGGATTGGTCGGATATGGGAATCTCGTTATCATCAAACACGGCCAGGAGTTTTTGAGTGCCTACGGGTACAATCGGAAACTACTGGTAAAAGAGGGTGATAAAATAGCCAAAGGCGATATAGTGGCTCAAATGGGATCACCGAACAGAGGTGGTCAACCAATGCTGCACTTTGAGGTCAGGAAGCAGGGGAAGCCGATCAATCCGCTCCCACTGCTCCCGCGTAGATAA
- a CDS encoding YqaA family protein, producing the protein MRLFSSLYARTMQWSRHPHAPAYLAGLSFAESSFFPIPPDVMLAPMSMARPNQAWFLAGLTTLASVLGGMLGYLIGVYAFDLIQPWLHNWGYWEGYLETKGWFGEWGFWAIFLAGFSPIPYKIFTITAGVIGMAFIPFVIASVIGRGARFFLVAALMAWGGARMERVLHRYVDRLGWLLVIVFLILIIYLR; encoded by the coding sequence ATGCGCCTCTTCTCCTCGCTCTACGCTCGCACCATGCAGTGGTCCCGCCACCCCCATGCGCCTGCCTATCTTGCGGGGCTAAGCTTTGCCGAGTCCTCCTTCTTCCCCATCCCCCCGGATGTGATGTTGGCACCCATGAGCATGGCCCGGCCAAACCAGGCATGGTTTCTTGCCGGCTTGACCACCCTTGCCTCTGTCCTAGGCGGTATGCTCGGTTACCTGATAGGCGTGTATGCATTCGATTTGATCCAACCCTGGCTGCACAACTGGGGTTATTGGGAAGGCTATCTGGAGACCAAGGGGTGGTTCGGCGAATGGGGATTCTGGGCCATATTCCTGGCAGGCTTTTCCCCCATCCCTTACAAGATATTCACTATTACCGCAGGGGTGATCGGAATGGCGTTTATACCCTTTGTGATCGCATCCGTGATTGGACGGGGGGCACGCTTCTTCCTGGTGGCGGCTCTCATGGCCTGGGGCGGGGCACGCATGGAGAGGGTACTGCATCGCTATGTGGATCGTCTTGGCTGGCTGTTGGTGATCGTCTTTTTGATATTAATAATTTATCTGAGATAG
- a CDS encoding protein-L-isoaspartate(D-aspartate) O-methyltransferase yields MTSQRTRQRLIERLRKKGIRHQAVLEAMRNTPRHIFVDEALASRAYEETALPIGHGQTISQPYTVARMTEALLEAGVPEMVLEIGTGSGYQCAILAQLVRRVYSVERISALLDQARLRFRELGLRNIRLKHSDGGIGIPEYAPFDGILVTAAPLGLPQTLLDQLAVGGRLVIPIQSEKGQVMVRVTRTSDGFQQEHLESANFVPLMGGMI; encoded by the coding sequence ATGACATCCCAACGCACCAGGCAGCGTTTGATCGAGCGCCTGCGAAAAAAAGGGATTCGTCACCAGGCTGTGCTTGAAGCAATGCGTAATACGCCCCGGCATATCTTTGTCGATGAGGCGCTGGCCAGTCGGGCCTATGAAGAGACAGCCCTTCCCATAGGTCATGGTCAAACCATTTCTCAACCCTATACCGTGGCACGTATGACAGAAGCGTTGTTAGAGGCCGGGGTGCCGGAAATGGTACTCGAGATCGGTACCGGTTCCGGTTATCAATGCGCAATTCTGGCCCAGCTGGTGCGTCGGGTATACAGTGTCGAGAGAATTTCGGCGCTGCTCGATCAGGCCCGGCTCAGGTTTCGGGAACTTGGTCTACGCAATATTCGTCTCAAGCATAGTGATGGTGGCATAGGGATACCAGAGTACGCACCCTTCGATGGCATATTGGTTACAGCCGCACCGCTGGGCTTGCCACAAACACTACTTGATCAATTGGCGGTGGGAGGTCGCTTGGTGATACCGATCCAGAGCGAAAAAGGACAGGTTATGGTCAGGGTTACACGCACTAGCGATGGCTTTCAGCAGGAACATCTTGAATCAGCGAATTTTGTGCCGTTGATGGGTGGTATGATCTGA
- the surE gene encoding 5'/3'-nucleotidase SurE has translation MKILLSNDDGYQAPGLRILAEQLSAVGDIVVVAPDQDRSGASNSLTLVNPLRARTMENGFIRVDGTPTDCVHLAITGLLSDEPDLVVSGINAGPNMGDDVLYSGTVAAATEGRFLGFPAIAISMNSHDPQHFETAARVAQELVSRLLRYPLSSNVILNVNVPDIPYDQLLGIRSTRLGHRHKAEPVIKASDPRGKTIYWVGPAGAEQDAGQGTDFYTVRQGYVSVTPLQVDLTRHSALQTVSEWLEQ, from the coding sequence ATGAAAATCCTCCTTAGTAACGATGATGGTTATCAGGCCCCGGGTCTGCGGATACTGGCCGAACAGCTGTCAGCGGTTGGTGATATCGTGGTGGTGGCACCGGATCAGGATCGCAGCGGTGCCAGCAACTCTCTAACCCTGGTCAATCCACTGCGTGCCCGCACCATGGAAAACGGCTTCATTCGTGTGGATGGCACACCAACGGATTGTGTCCATCTGGCAATAACCGGACTCCTGTCTGATGAACCGGATCTGGTTGTCTCGGGTATCAATGCGGGTCCGAATATGGGCGACGATGTCCTCTACTCCGGTACTGTTGCAGCGGCTACTGAGGGACGCTTTTTGGGTTTTCCTGCGATTGCCATCTCCATGAATTCCCATGATCCGCAACATTTCGAAACGGCGGCCCGGGTTGCCCAGGAGCTGGTGAGTCGACTGCTGCGTTATCCTTTATCGTCAAACGTTATTCTGAATGTCAATGTGCCAGATATTCCTTATGACCAACTGCTGGGGATTCGCTCCACCCGTCTCGGTCACAGACACAAGGCCGAGCCAGTAATCAAGGCCAGCGATCCGCGGGGAAAGACCATCTACTGGGTCGGACCCGCGGGGGCTGAGCAGGATGCTGGGCAGGGTACCGATTTTTATACGGTCAGGCAGGGCTATGTCTCTGTTACACCCCTGCAGGTGGATCTTACTCGTCACAGCGCACTGCAGACAGTCAGCGAGTGGCTTGAACAGTGA